GCACTACCTGGAGGAGGCCGAGGCACTGGCCGACCGGCTCGCGATCATGCGCGAGGGGCAGGTCGTCGTCACGGGCTCGCCGGCCGAGGTCATCGGGGCGTACCCGGCGCGGATCCGCTTCGCGATGCCGCCGGGCTGGTTCGTCGGGGATCTGCCGCCGCTGGGCGAGCTCGGGGTGATCCGGCACGAGGAGACCGACGGGCGGATAGAGCTCCAGACCCACGAGTTGCAGCGGACCCTGACCGGGCTGCTGGTGTGGGCGCGGGACAAGGGCCTGGACCTGGACGGGCTGGACGCGCGGACCGCCTCACTGGAGGAGGCGTTCCTGGCGATAGCGGGCGCGAACGGGACTTTCGGGGCTGCTGAGGCTGACGGGGCTGCCGGTACGAAGACGGGGCGGGGCGGGCGATGACGACGACGCGGATGCTGGCGATGGGGCGGGCGGAACTGCTCCTGCTGAGCCGGAACAAGATGGCGCTGTATGTGGCGCTGCTGCTGCCCGCCTTCATGGCGTGGGCGATGCGCAACGGCATCAGCAAGATCGACCCCGAGGACGCGGGGATGTCCGTCAATGAGATCGCGATGACGGGGGCCTTCGGTTACATCCTCCTCTTCGTCGTCTACCAGAACCTGGTGAGTGCGCTGGTGGCCCGCCGCGAGGAACTCGTCCTCAAGCGCTTGCGCACCGGCGAGGCCGGTGATGCGGAGATCCTCGCCGGGACCGCGCTGCCGTCGGTGGCCGTGGCGCTGGCGCAGTGCGTCGTGCTGCTGGTGGCGGGCATCGCCTGGCTGGACCTGCGGGCGGTCGCCCGGCCCGATCTGCTGCTGGCCGGGCTGGTGCTGGGGATCCTCATGTCCATCGCTCTGGCCGCCGTCACCACGGTGATCGCGAAGACGGTGGAGAGCGCGCAGTTGGTGACCGCGCCCCTGATGCTGCTCTCGCTGATGGGCTCCGGTCTGGTCGTACCGCTGGAGATCTTCCCCGACACCGTCGCCGATGTGTGCCGGCTGCTGCCGCTGACGCCGGTGGTCGAGCTGATGCGCGGCGGCTGGCTCGGCGGGATGGACACGGCCGAGGCCCTGCGGTCGCTGGCCACCGCCTTGGCCTGGACGGCACTGTCCGTGTTTGCTGTACGACGGTGGTTCCGCTGGGAACCGCGGCGGTAGGAGCGGGGCCGATGGGCGCGACGGGGGGCGGACGCGTGGGAATGCGGAAGCGGGTGTGGGGCTGGCGGGGCCGGAGCGGGATCGCCCGGGTCGACAGCTACACACGCTGGACGGTGTACGTGACGCCCTGGGTGCTGGTCGTCCTGGACGTCCCCGTGGTGCTCGGGAACGGCGGGAACACGGCGCTCGGCTGGGCGCTGATCGGCCTCGGGGCCGCACAGTGCGTCCTGAACCCCCCGCTGGCCCGGCGGGCCTTCGACCACCGGCTGGGCCGGGGGCCCGCGCCCTGGCGCTGGCTGATCCTGTGCGGCGTGGTGTTCCTGGCGACGGTGGGCGTGATCGGTGCCCGGGTCGCCGAGCAGGGGTACGGCCGGTTCCCGATGGCCACGTGGATCCTGATGGGCAGCGCGCTGTCCGTCCTCGGCTCGTACAGCCTGCTGACCCGGCTCGGCCCGTACACGGCGGTCTGTCTGGGCGCCGGAGCCGCGGTGGGGAGCGCGATGGCCCTGGTCTCGGGCGCGTGGGTGTGCGTGCCGACGGTCCTGGTGGCGACGGCCTTCCTCGCCCTGTGGAGCGTCTCCGTCGTGCGCACCTCGGCCTGGGTGCTCGCCGTGATGTGGGAGCTGGACGCGGCGCGGGGCGCGCAGGCGCGGCTGGCGGTCGCGGAGGAACGGCTGCGGTTCGGGCGGGACATGCACGACGTGCTCGGCCGCAATCTCGCGGTGATCGCGCTGAAGAGCGAACTGGCGGTGCGGCTCGCCGGGCGCGGTTCCCCGGCCGCCGTCGACGAGATGACCGAGGTCCAGCGGATCGCTCAGGAGTCCCAGCGGGAGGTGCGCGACGTGGTCCGCGGCTACCGCGGGGCCGACCTGCACACCGAACTGGCGGGCGCCCGGAGCGTGCTGGCCGCCGCGGGCATCGACTGCCGCATCGACGACAAGGCGGGCGCCGAACTGCCGGCCGCCGCGCAGTCGGCGCTGGCCTGGGTGGTCCGCGAGGCCACGACCAATGTGCTGCGCCACGCGGACGCCGGGCGCTGTGCCGTACGGATGCGGGTGACGGAGGGGGTGGCGGTGCTCGTGATGGAGAACGACGGCGTCTCCCCCGGGCCGTCCGGGCCACCCGGCTCCGACGGCGGCTCGGGCCTCGCGGGCCTGCGCGAGCGCCTGGCCGCCCTCGGCGGCACGCTCGCGGCGGAACGCCGACCGCCCGCCGCGTTCCGCCTGACGGCACGGGTGCCGCTGGTGCGTGCGGGCACGCTTGGCGCTGACCCCGGTAGCCCGCTGCCGACGGAGTCCCCGTCGGCTCAAGCCGGTACGGGGGCGGTGCCCTCGGGGGGCGCGTCGCTGGGCGGGGCGACCGCTGGGCCGGTGTCGGCGGATGCCGGCGGCGAGCCGGCTGCTGCCGGGCGGGAGGCGACGGGCGGCGTCGGCTGCGAAGGGCCGTCTCCCGTCGGCCACGTACCGGTCGGCGTCGGCGGCACGGCTTCCGGGGCCGGGGCCGAGCGCGCCGTCACCCGTGGGGGCGTGGCATGACCGATCGAACACCCGGCGGCCAGCCGATACGCGTCATGCTCGCCGACGACGAGCACCTCATCCGGGGTGCGCTCGTCGCGCTGCTCGGGCTGGAGGACGATCTCCAGGTGGTCGCGGAGGCGGCCTCGGGGACGGAGGCGCTCGCCATGGCGCGGGCGCACCGGCCGGACGTCGCGGTGCTCGATCTTCAAATGCCAGGGGTCGACGGCGTGACGGTCGCCACATCCCTGCGGGCCGAACTGCCCCTGTGCCGGAGCATGATCGTGACCGGGCACGGCCGTCCCGGGCATCTGAAGCGGGCGCTCGAAGCGGGGGTGCGGGGGTTTGTGCCGAAGACCGTTTCGGCACAGCGGCTCGCCGAGATCATCCGTACCGTGCACGGCGGAAGCCGCTACGTGGACCCGGAGTTGGCGGCCGACGCGATCAGTGCGGGGGACTCGCCGCTGACCGCGCGGGAGGCGGAATTGCTGGAGCTGGCGGAGGACGGCGCGCCCATCGCGGAGATCGCGGAGCGGGCGGCGCTGACGCCGGGAACGGTCCGCAACTACCTCTCGGCCGCCGCCGCGAAGCTGGGAGCGGAGAACCGTCACGCGGCGGCGCGCATCGCACGCGCTCAAGGTTGGCTATAGTGGTTCCCGCACCGCACGGAAGCGCGGGGCATGCGGACGTAGCTCAGTTGGTAGAGCACCACCTTGCCAAGGTGGATGTCGCGAGTTCGAGTCTCGTCGTCCGCTCCGATACGAAGGCCCCGGTCATCTTGACCGGGGCCTTCGGCGTTGTGACGAGCGCCCTGCGGGCGCGTCCTCAATCGCCGGACGGGCTCATGCATGAGCCCGTCCGGCGACCGGGAAGCTCAGCCGGAAGCGGGCGCCGCCGCCCTCGGCCTGTTCGGCGGTCAGCTCGGCGCCGTGGGCGCGGGCGATCTGGCGGGCCATGGCCAGGCCGAGGCCGGAGCCGGGGAGGGCGCGGGCCTGGCGGGAGCGGTAGAAGCGGTCGAAGACGTAGGGCAGGTCCTCGGCGGAGATGCCGCGGCCGTGGTCGCGGACGGTCAGATCGAGGGTCCGGTCGGTCACCGAGAGGCGCACCTCGACGGTGGCGCCGGGCGGGCTGAACTTGGCGGCGTTGTCGAGCAGGTTGGACAGCAGCCGGGCCAGCCGGGCGGGCACCCCCACCACGGTCGCCCGGTCCAGGTCGGCCGTGAAGAACGTGTTCGGCCAGTGGCCCCGTGCGTCGGTCACGCAGCGCTCGGCCAGCGCGTCCAGCCTGACGTCTTCCACCAGCTGCTGCGGTTCCTCGTCACGGGCCAGCTCGATCAGATCGTTGACCATGCCCGTCACCTCGCGCAGCTGACGGCCCAGGGCGGTGGCGGCCCGGTCGCGCTGGGCGTCGGAGAGCCGGTCCGCCCGCGCGAGCAGCTCGGCGTTGGTGCGCAGCGCGGTGAGCGGGGTGCGCAGTTCGTGGGAGGCGTCGGAGACCAGGCGGCGCTGGGCGGCGACGGCCTCCTCCAGCTCACCGAGCATGGTGTTGAAGCTGGTCGCGAGGCGGGTGATCTCGTCCTGGCGGCGTGCCTCGTACGGGGGCAGCTCGATGCGGTGTGCGGGGTCGCGGGTGGCGGCGATGTGCTCGGCGGTGGCCGTGAGGCGGGTCACCGGGCGCAAGGACGTCCGGGAGGCGAAATAGCCGAGCCCGGCCGCGAGGAGGACGCCCACGCCGCCGACCGCGCCGAGCAGCAGCCCCGCCTGTTCGACGCCCTGGTCGACGGTGTCGGAGCGGATCGCCACCTGGAGGGCGCGGTTGTTCCTGGCCGGGGTGGTGAGCATCCGCATCGGGCGCCCGTCGTGGGTGATGTTGCTGTAGTACGCGCCGAGGGTGCCGGCGGCGACGCGGCGGGTGGCGCCGGTGACGGGCAGCACGAAGGCCCGTTCGCCGCGCGGGGCCGGTTCCGCCGGGTCGGCGCGGACGAGCTGGGCGCAGGCGGGGGCGACGAGCCAGGTGCACTCCCCGAGGAGGGTGCCGGTGTCGTGGGCGCGGCCCTGCTGGACGATGAGGGAGGCCTGCTGCTTGAGCTGGAGGTCGAGCTGGCGGCCGAGTTCGTAGCGGATGACGACGTAGGCGGCGGCCAGCACGCCGAGCGCGACGAGGGCGACGGCGGCGGAGGTGACGAGGGCCAGCCGGGCGCGCAGCGGCCGGTGGCCGAACAGCCGGCGGCGCAGGGACCTCATCGCTCCGCCAGCCGGTAGCCGACGCCGTGCACGGTGTGGACGAGGCGGGGTGCGCCCTCCGCCTCCAGTTTGCGGCGCAGATAGCCGATGTAGACGGCCAGGGAATTGGAGTCGGGCCCGAAGTCGGTGCCCCAGACCCGCTCCTGGATCACCTCGCGGGGCAGCACCTGCCCGGGGTGCAGCAGGAAGACCTCCAGCAGGGCGAATTCGGTGCGGGTGAACTCCAGGGGCACGTCGCCGCGAACGCCGGTGCGGGTGGCCGGGTCGACGCGGAGGTCGGCGAAGGTCAGCTCGGGGTCCTCGGCCGCGGCCTCCACGGGGGCGGCGCGGCGCAGCAGGGCCCGCAGCCGGGCGAGGAGTTCGTCGAGGGCGAAGGGTTTGACGAGGTAGTCGTCGGCGCCCGCGTCGAGGCCCGCGACCCGGTCGGAGACGGCGTCGCGGGCCGTGAGGACGAGGACGGGCGTCCGGTCGCCGAGGTCGCGCAGCCGGCGGCAGACGGCGAGGCCGTCGAGGACGGGCATGGCGAGGTCGAGGACGATCGCGGCGGGCGGGGCGGCGGCGACGGAGGAGAGGGCTTCGAGGCCGTCGGCGGCGGAGCGCACGGTGTACCCCTCGACGCTGAGGCCGTCGACGACGGCCGCCCGTACGTCGGGGTCGTCGTCCACGACGAGTACGGCCGGGGCGGCATCGGGCATGCGAAGGGCCTCTCGCGCGGATCATCAGGGTGGGACCAGGGTTTCCGATCAAGGTCCGGTTTTCTTCGCACACCTTGGCAGAGGAATCCTTAAAGCGCTCTTAGAGCCAATGCCGTTGCGTTACGGTCTGGCCGTTCTCGGTGGGTGGATGAGGACGGCCTGGGTGGGGGTTTGGGTGGGTTGTGGCCAGTGGCGGTGTGCGGCTCTTTTGAGCCGGTAGTTGGACATCTTGCGTTTCACGACCCGTGGTTGACTGCGAAGTCGGCGTGGGGGCCGAAGGCCGTCCAGGCTGTCGTCACGCCACCGCGTCAGGTGTCCGATCAGCAGTTCAGGGGGAAAAGACACCTGGCGAGGTGGTGACGCTGCGCCGGACGGCGCGCAGCGTGTCGGTGAAGGAGAGCCGGTCCGGATCGGTTCTTTGGGCGGTGGCGCATCGGACCATCAGAGACCGCAGGGCGTAGTGGACCAGCAGGTGCGCCCAGATCTGCTGGCGCACACCCTCGGGCGTCTTGCTGGAGAGCACGACCCGCGGACCGCGCTGCTGCGTCTTGATCTCGGCGAATACCGATTCGGCCTCCCACCGCTCGCAGTACACGGCGGCCAACTCCGCTGCGGGGTAGAGCTCTTCGTCGAGGAGGTCGGTGACCAGGCGGTACTCCTCCACTCCCGAACGGGGACCGATTCCTTCGAGCCCGTAGGCGATCACCCGCACCCGGACCGGGTCACGCTTCTTCCCGTCGGTGCCGGCATGCAGGCGGCTGAGCCAGGAGCCGTCCGCAAGCCGCTGCTGAACGGGAAGCACCCGGTTCGCCGAGACCCGCCACAGCAGATGGGCACCGGTCGCGGTGAAGGCCCGCCACAACGGCACACCGAGGAACTCACGGTCGGCGAGCACGAGCATGTCCGGGCCGGTTGAGCGCACCAGCCGGGCCGACAGGGTCAGCTCGCCGACCCGGCAGCCGCCCAGCTCCGCGTCGAGCACCGCATGCGTCCCGCACTCAACCAACGCGGCCATTCGTACCTGCGGGAACGCCGACCGGTCCGGCTTGCGGGTGTTGCCCGGACGGCCGAACTCCGCAGCATTCGCAGGTGAGTCGGCGACGTCCCAGCAGGTGCCGTCCACTGCCGTCAGCCGAAGTCGCCGCCAGGACGCACCGGGTGTTCCCGTCCCGGCCAAGGGCCTCGCGGTGGCGGCGAACAGCACCCGCAACGGTTCAGCCCCGAGCCTCTCCCGGGCCCTGAACAGGGATGACTTGGCGGGGATCCGCCAGTCGCCCCACAGGCCGGCACTCCGCAGGCCCTCGGCCAGATGCCTCAGCACCTCCAGATACGGCGCCGGGGAGAACAGCGCCAGACCCAGCACGAAATAGACCGTAAGCCGAGCCGGCAACAGCCGTCTGCGCTGTTCGGTCCGGCCGCACGCCGCCACCACCCGATCCACCAAGCCCGGCGGATACACCCAGGTCAACAACCCCAGACCCGCCAGCTCAGGCACACGCTCAGCCATCGGCACCACCCCCGGAACAGCACCCAAAGCCTACGCCCACAGCTATCGCAACGGCATTGCTCTTAGAGCGCGTCGCCACGCTGCCGACATGGCTACAGCACACGACACCCTTTCGGTGGTCGTCGGAGCGGGCGGTACCGGCGGCCATATCTATCCCGGGCTGGCGGTCGCGGACGCGGTCCGCAGAGCCGTGCCGGACGCGGTCATCAGCTTCATCGGGACCGAGCGCGGTCTGGAGACCCGGCTGATACCCGAGGCGGGCTACCGGCTGCACACGGTCGACATGATCCCCTTCGACCGTTCGCTCGGCTCGCGCCGCTTTCTGCTCCCCGCCGATCTGCTGCGCTCCGGCGCGCAGGCGCGGCGGGTGATCGAGGAGCAGGGCGCGCAGGTCGTCGTCGGTATGGGCGGCTACCCGAGCGCGCCCGCCGTGCTCGGCGCCCGGCTGGCCGGGCGGCCCGCGCTCGTCCACGAGTCCAACGCCGTACCGGGCCGGGCGAACCGGTTCGCGAGCGCCATCACCCCGCATGTGGCGCTCGCCTTCGACCGCAGCCGCGAGCATCTGTCGGCCCGGTCCGGGGCGCGTGCCGAGACGGTGGGCATGCCGTTGGTGGGCGCGGTGGCCGGGCTGGACCGAGCGGCACTGCGGGCGGAGGCACGGCGGTCGTACGGCGTGCCGGAGGACGCCCGGCTGGTGCTGTTCAACGGCGGCAGCCTGGGCGCGGCACGGCTGACGGAGGCGGCGCTGGGCCTGGCCCGGCGGTGGCGCGCGCGGCCGGACGTCCACCTGCTGATCAAGACCGGGCCGAAGCCGCTGGCGGAGGTCCAGGACCGGCTGGCGGCCGAGGGCTGCGGGCGGGTGGCGACGGCGGTCGGCTATCTGGACCGGATGGACCTCGCCTACGCGGCCGCCGACCTGGTGGTGTGCCGGGCGGGTTCGGCGACCGTGGCGGAGCTGGCGAGCATCCGGATGCCGGCGGTGCTGGTGCCGTATCCGCACGCGCCGCACGACCACCAGACGCACAACGCGCGGGTCCTGTCCGACCCGGGCGCGGGCCTGCTGCTGCCCGACGGCGAGACGACCGGCGGGCGGCTGGCCGAACTGATCGAGCCGCTGCTGGCCGACCCGGCCCGGCTGGCCGCGATGAGCGCGGTGGCCGACCCGGGCACGCACGCCGTGGCCGCCGACCTGATGGCGGCCTGGGTGCTGCGACTCGCGGGCCGCTGACGGCCGTTCACCGTCCCCCTTCCGCTCCCCCTGCACACTCTCCGAGAGGAACTCCCATGCGTACGAACAACTGGCACGGCCGTACCGTCCTGGTCACCGGTGCCGAAGGCTTCATCGGGTCGACCCTGGTCGATCTGCTGGTCGAGCGCGGCGCCCGGGTGCGCGTGCTCGTGCACTACAAGCCGTACGCCGAGCGCGGCCACCTCGCCCGCTACCTCGGCCCGGACTCCCCCGTGGAGACGCTCGCCGGTGACGTCCGCGACGCGGGCCGGGTCATGGACGCGGTCGCCGGGTGCGACACCGTCTTCCATCTGGCGGCCCTGATCGGCATTCCGTACAGCTACGCCTCCCCCGAGGCGTACGTGCAGACGAACGTGGCGGGTACGGAGAACGTGGCCGCCGCCTGCCGCCGCCACGGTGTGCGGCGCATGGTGCACACCTCGACCAGTGAGGTGTACGGGACGGCGCTGACGGCCCCGATCAGCGAGGACCACCCGCTGCAGCCGCAGTCGCCGTACTCCGCGTCGAAGATCGGCGCGGACATGCTGGCGCTGTCCTACGCGCACTCCTTCGACCTGCCGGTGACGGTCGTACGGCCCTTCAACACCTACGGTCCCCGGCAGTCCGCGCGGGCCGTGATCCCCACGATCCTCGCGCAGCTGCACTCCGGAGCGGCGGAGATCCGGCTCGGGTCGACGACGCCGACCCGCGACTTCACATATGTGACCGACACCGCCGAGGGGTTCCTGGCGCTCGCGGAGTGCGACCGGGCGCTGGGGCACGCGGTCAACCTCGGCACGGGCCGCGAGATCTCCGTCGGAGATCTCGCGGAGTCCCTGATCCGGGCCTCGGGGCGGGACGCGAAGGTCGTCGTGGACCCCGCCCGGCTCCGGCCCGCCGGCAGCGAGGTGGAGCAGCTGCTGTCGGACAACTCCCGGGCGCGGGAGTGGGCCGGGTGGCGGCCGGAGGTCTCGCTGGAGGAGGGGCTGGCCCGCACGTCGGACTGGGTCCGGGAGAATCTGCGGCTGTTCGCCGCGGATCGGTACCAGGTCTGAGGGTGCGGGTTGCGTTGCCCTCTACCGGGGCGAGGTGTCCTCAATCGCCGGACGGGCTCGGTCTCTACCCCCAGCTCATTCCCGTCAGGCGTTCGTAGGCCTCCACGTACTTCGCCCGTGTCCGCTCCACGATGTCCTGCGGCAGCTCCGGCGGCGGCAGTTCGCCGTTGCGGTCCCAGCCGGAGGCCGGGGACGACAGCCAGTCGCGGACGAACTGCTTGTCGAAGGACGCCTGCGGGCGGCCCGGCTGCCACTCGTCGGCGGGCCAGAAGCGGGACGAGTCCGGGGTCAGCACCTCGTCGGCGAGGACCAGCTCCTCGCCCGCGAAGCCGAACTCGAACTTCGTGTCGGCCAGGATGATGCCCCGGTCGCGGGCGATGTCACGGGCGCGGCCGTAGACGGCGAGGGTGGTCTGGCGGAGCTGGGCGGCGGTCTCCGCGCTCACCTGCCGGGCCACTTCCTCGTAGCTGACGTTCTCGTCGTGCTCGCCGACCGCGGCCTTCGTGGCCGGGGTGAAGATCGGGGAGGGCAGCTCGGAGCCGTCGACCAGTCCCTCGGGGAGGGCCAGGCCGCAGACCGTACGGGTCTGCTCGTACTCCGCGAGACCGGAGCCGGTCAGATAGCCGCGGGCCACGCACTCGACCGGGACCATGTCCAGGGCGCGGCAGACCAGGGTGCGCCCCGCCCAGTCGGCGGGGGCGCCGGCGGGCGGCTCGGCGGACAGGACGTGGTGCGGGACGAGGTCGGTGAGCCGGTCGAACCACCACAGGGAGAGCTGGGTGAGGATCCGGCCCTTGTCGGGGATCTCGGTGGGCAGCACCCAGTCGTAGGCGGACATCCGGTCGGTGGCGACCATGACCAGATCGCCGTTCTCATCGCGGTAGAGGTCGCGGACCTTGCCCGTGTGCACGTGCACGAGACCCGGTACCTCGACCGGTTCGGGCTTCTCTACGAATCCGGACACGCGTCCTCCTGGTGGTTTGTCCAAGCACCACGATTCTGCCGTACGCCGCGGCCGGGGGCCGGTGCGGGTCAGTCGCGCTTGCAGATGCGGTCCAGGAGATTGGCCGTGGCCCGCTGGATCCGGCTGTCCACGTGGCCCGGCCGGTCCAGGGCCGGGGACCAGGCGAAGGTGCCCGCCGCGAAGACCAGGGCGCCGCTGGGGGCGCGGTAGAGGGAGGTCTCCTGGTGCCGCTTGGTGCCCTCGGCGTCCACGTACGGGGAGTGCGAGAGCAGGATGCGGCGGGTGTGCTCGGGCAGGGCCGTCCGGGGGTGGTAGCGGTCGGCCTCGCCCGCGACGAGGCCGGGCAGTTCATCGCCCTCGCCCGCGCCCGTGGCGTCCCACAGCCAGTGGTCGGCGTTGCGGACGACCATCGGGGCGGGCTCGGGCACCCGGCCCGCGTACTGGATGCCCAGCAGCTGCTGCTCGGGCGGGCCGACGTCACGCCACCGGGCGGCCCGGCCGGGGCCACGGCGTTTGCGGCAGGTCAGCAGCCGGTCGGGGCCCGCCGGCGAGGGAGCCAGCTCGGACTGCCAGTACATGGTGTTGGCGGAGAGGAACACCAGGGACGTACCGGTGTCGCGGGCCAGCTCGGCGGCACCGCGCATGGCGGTCGTCCAGTACTCGTCGTGGCCGGGGAAGACCAGACCGCGGTAGCGGGAGGGGTCGATCCGGCCCGCGTGCAGATCGCGGGTGTCGGCGTAGGCGAGGTCGTAGCCGTACCGCTCGGCCCAGCGGATGAAGTCGTAGGCGTGGC
The window above is part of the Streptomyces syringium genome. Proteins encoded here:
- a CDS encoding IS4 family transposase, which translates into the protein MAERVPELAGLGLLTWVYPPGLVDRVVAACGRTEQRRRLLPARLTVYFVLGLALFSPAPYLEVLRHLAEGLRSAGLWGDWRIPAKSSLFRARERLGAEPLRVLFAATARPLAGTGTPGASWRRLRLTAVDGTCWDVADSPANAAEFGRPGNTRKPDRSAFPQVRMAALVECGTHAVLDAELGGCRVGELTLSARLVRSTGPDMLVLADREFLGVPLWRAFTATGAHLLWRVSANRVLPVQQRLADGSWLSRLHAGTDGKKRDPVRVRVIAYGLEGIGPRSGVEEYRLVTDLLDEELYPAAELAAVYCERWEAESVFAEIKTQQRGPRVVLSSKTPEGVRQQIWAHLLVHYALRSLMVRCATAQRTDPDRLSFTDTLRAVRRSVTTSPGVFSP
- a CDS encoding sensor histidine kinase, with protein sequence MRSLRRRLFGHRPLRARLALVTSAAVALVALGVLAAAYVVIRYELGRQLDLQLKQQASLIVQQGRAHDTGTLLGECTWLVAPACAQLVRADPAEPAPRGERAFVLPVTGATRRVAAGTLGAYYSNITHDGRPMRMLTTPARNNRALQVAIRSDTVDQGVEQAGLLLGAVGGVGVLLAAGLGYFASRTSLRPVTRLTATAEHIAATRDPAHRIELPPYEARRQDEITRLATSFNTMLGELEEAVAAQRRLVSDASHELRTPLTALRTNAELLARADRLSDAQRDRAATALGRQLREVTGMVNDLIELARDEEPQQLVEDVRLDALAERCVTDARGHWPNTFFTADLDRATVVGVPARLARLLSNLLDNAAKFSPPGATVEVRLSVTDRTLDLTVRDHGRGISAEDLPYVFDRFYRSRQARALPGSGLGLAMARQIARAHGAELTAEQAEGGGARFRLSFPVAGRAHA
- a CDS encoding response regulator transcription factor: MPDAAPAVLVVDDDPDVRAAVVDGLSVEGYTVRSAADGLEALSSVAAAPPAAIVLDLAMPVLDGLAVCRRLRDLGDRTPVLVLTARDAVSDRVAGLDAGADDYLVKPFALDELLARLRALLRRAAPVEAAAEDPELTFADLRVDPATRTGVRGDVPLEFTRTEFALLEVFLLHPGQVLPREVIQERVWGTDFGPDSNSLAVYIGYLRRKLEAEGAPRLVHTVHGVGYRLAER
- a CDS encoding SDR family NAD(P)-dependent oxidoreductase, with protein sequence MRTNNWHGRTVLVTGAEGFIGSTLVDLLVERGARVRVLVHYKPYAERGHLARYLGPDSPVETLAGDVRDAGRVMDAVAGCDTVFHLAALIGIPYSYASPEAYVQTNVAGTENVAAACRRHGVRRMVHTSTSEVYGTALTAPISEDHPLQPQSPYSASKIGADMLALSYAHSFDLPVTVVRPFNTYGPRQSARAVIPTILAQLHSGAAEIRLGSTTPTRDFTYVTDTAEGFLALAECDRALGHAVNLGTGREISVGDLAESLIRASGRDAKVVVDPARLRPAGSEVEQLLSDNSRAREWAGWRPEVSLEEGLARTSDWVRENLRLFAADRYQV
- a CDS encoding ABC transporter permease, with product MTTTRMLAMGRAELLLLSRNKMALYVALLLPAFMAWAMRNGISKIDPEDAGMSVNEIAMTGAFGYILLFVVYQNLVSALVARREELVLKRLRTGEAGDAEILAGTALPSVAVALAQCVVLLVAGIAWLDLRAVARPDLLLAGLVLGILMSIALAAVTTVIAKTVESAQLVTAPLMLLSLMGSGLVVPLEIFPDTVADVCRLLPLTPVVELMRGGWLGGMDTAEALRSLATALAWTALSVFAVRRWFRWEPRR
- a CDS encoding sensor histidine kinase; the encoded protein is MRKRVWGWRGRSGIARVDSYTRWTVYVTPWVLVVLDVPVVLGNGGNTALGWALIGLGAAQCVLNPPLARRAFDHRLGRGPAPWRWLILCGVVFLATVGVIGARVAEQGYGRFPMATWILMGSALSVLGSYSLLTRLGPYTAVCLGAGAAVGSAMALVSGAWVCVPTVLVATAFLALWSVSVVRTSAWVLAVMWELDAARGAQARLAVAEERLRFGRDMHDVLGRNLAVIALKSELAVRLAGRGSPAAVDEMTEVQRIAQESQREVRDVVRGYRGADLHTELAGARSVLAAAGIDCRIDDKAGAELPAAAQSALAWVVREATTNVLRHADAGRCAVRMRVTEGVAVLVMENDGVSPGPSGPPGSDGGSGLAGLRERLAALGGTLAAERRPPAAFRLTARVPLVRAGTLGADPGSPLPTESPSAQAGTGAVPSGGASLGGATAGPVSADAGGEPAAAGREATGGVGCEGPSPVGHVPVGVGGTASGAGAERAVTRGGVA
- a CDS encoding phosphoribosylaminoimidazolesuccinocarboxamide synthase, translating into MSGFVEKPEPVEVPGLVHVHTGKVRDLYRDENGDLVMVATDRMSAYDWVLPTEIPDKGRILTQLSLWWFDRLTDLVPHHVLSAEPPAGAPADWAGRTLVCRALDMVPVECVARGYLTGSGLAEYEQTRTVCGLALPEGLVDGSELPSPIFTPATKAAVGEHDENVSYEEVARQVSAETAAQLRQTTLAVYGRARDIARDRGIILADTKFEFGFAGEELVLADEVLTPDSSRFWPADEWQPGRPQASFDKQFVRDWLSSPASGWDRNGELPPPELPQDIVERTRAKYVEAYERLTGMSWG
- a CDS encoding UDP-N-acetylglucosamine--N-acetylmuramyl-(pentapeptide) pyrophosphoryl-undecaprenol N-acetylglucosamine transferase, with amino-acid sequence MATAHDTLSVVVGAGGTGGHIYPGLAVADAVRRAVPDAVISFIGTERGLETRLIPEAGYRLHTVDMIPFDRSLGSRRFLLPADLLRSGAQARRVIEEQGAQVVVGMGGYPSAPAVLGARLAGRPALVHESNAVPGRANRFASAITPHVALAFDRSREHLSARSGARAETVGMPLVGAVAGLDRAALRAEARRSYGVPEDARLVLFNGGSLGAARLTEAALGLARRWRARPDVHLLIKTGPKPLAEVQDRLAAEGCGRVATAVGYLDRMDLAYAAADLVVCRAGSATVAELASIRMPAVLVPYPHAPHDHQTHNARVLSDPGAGLLLPDGETTGGRLAELIEPLLADPARLAAMSAVADPGTHAVAADLMAAWVLRLAGR
- a CDS encoding response regulator transcription factor; the encoded protein is MTDRTPGGQPIRVMLADDEHLIRGALVALLGLEDDLQVVAEAASGTEALAMARAHRPDVAVLDLQMPGVDGVTVATSLRAELPLCRSMIVTGHGRPGHLKRALEAGVRGFVPKTVSAQRLAEIIRTVHGGSRYVDPELAADAISAGDSPLTAREAELLELAEDGAPIAEIAERAALTPGTVRNYLSAAAAKLGAENRHAAARIARAQGWL